In a genomic window of Arachnia rubra:
- a CDS encoding DUF5682 family protein yields MQGALDLATLRGLAAPARRELIEAITTVLAQGELLGRGRAAAGALEQVLIGQRSGKTAPGTLVSDLRENILTEVEALKLPLGQERQLSVEPLRNTLDLQRHVLLMRLLIGGITYATPIGQSLWRGAEPVGVSWRFCWSAATDASIELAASRSLTARQIAETVLLTRQAGNPGEAAALLKEAAACGTQTAAERAFQVAAPLASRVGLGGAVDLPVTLSDVASARIPGASLLPPTQRVRAAGLCNEFTAAAVRELHGILGSDDPADARTLATFAAQGSSHALGQGHALRQLARNGSPLMQGAAPGLL; encoded by the coding sequence GTGCAGGGCGCCCTGGACCTGGCCACTCTCCGTGGGCTGGCTGCACCGGCACGTCGCGAGCTGATCGAGGCGATTACGACCGTATTGGCCCAGGGCGAGTTGCTGGGACGAGGCCGGGCGGCGGCTGGCGCACTAGAGCAGGTGCTGATCGGCCAACGCTCCGGCAAGACAGCACCCGGTACGCTCGTATCGGACTTGCGTGAGAACATCCTGACCGAGGTGGAGGCTCTGAAACTGCCACTCGGGCAGGAGAGACAGCTGTCTGTCGAACCGCTGCGCAATACCCTTGACCTGCAGCGCCATGTGTTGCTAATGCGCCTGCTCATAGGTGGCATCACCTACGCCACCCCCATTGGGCAGAGCCTATGGCGCGGAGCTGAGCCAGTAGGGGTGAGCTGGCGGTTCTGCTGGAGCGCTGCCACGGACGCCAGCATCGAGCTGGCTGCGTCACGCAGCCTAACCGCCAGGCAGATTGCGGAGACCGTACTGCTGACCAGGCAGGCCGGGAACCCGGGCGAGGCTGCGGCCCTGCTGAAGGAAGCCGCGGCCTGCGGGACGCAGACAGCCGCGGAGCGAGCTTTCCAGGTTGCTGCCCCGCTGGCTAGCCGGGTTGGCCTCGGCGGAGCCGTCGATTTGCCGGTGACACTGTCGGATGTGGCTTCGGCCCGGATTCCCGGGGCATCACTGCTTCCACCGACCCAGCGGGTCCGCGCCGCCGGGCTGTGCAACGAGTTCACGGCCGCCGCGGTACGGGAGCTGCATGGAATCCTGGGCTCCGATGATCCGGCAGACGCCAGGACCCTGGCCACCTTCGCAGCCCAGGGCAGCAGCCACGCACTGGGTCAGGGGCATGCCCTGCGACAGCTGGCCCGCAATGGCTCTCCCCTGATGCAGGGGGCAGCCCCCGGCCTGTTATGA
- a CDS encoding 2-oxoacid:ferredoxin oxidoreductase subunit beta gives MHGLAGVPLAQAPQTRKDYTSDQEVRWCPGCGDYVILSTFQAMMADLGIARENTVVISGIGCSSRFPYYVDCYGMHSIHGRATAIATGVAAAREDLNVWVITGDGDALSIGGNHLIHALRRNVNLNILLFNNRIYGLTKGQYSPTSEQGKLTKSTPYGSLDVPFNPVALALGAEASFVARAVDSDRAQLTEVMHAAAQHRGAALIEIYQNCPIFNDEAFDALKGPESANSLIRLRDGEPVVFGTEEQFCVVREADGQLTVAETASAEPGQIVIHDAGRQDPSQAFALAQLTDHGVMHRAPVGIFRQVERPAYDDLLREQVAEARAENPHEALQDAMAGKTFWEIG, from the coding sequence ATGCACGGGCTGGCAGGGGTTCCCCTGGCCCAGGCGCCGCAGACCCGCAAGGACTACACCAGTGATCAGGAGGTCCGCTGGTGCCCCGGCTGTGGCGACTACGTGATCCTCTCGACCTTCCAGGCCATGATGGCCGATCTCGGTATCGCCCGCGAGAACACGGTGGTGATCTCCGGGATCGGCTGCTCGTCGCGGTTCCCCTACTACGTGGACTGCTACGGCATGCACTCCATCCACGGCCGCGCCACGGCCATCGCGACGGGGGTTGCGGCGGCCCGCGAGGACTTGAACGTGTGGGTGATCACGGGAGACGGTGACGCGCTGTCGATCGGCGGCAACCATCTGATCCACGCGCTGCGCCGCAATGTGAATCTCAACATCCTGTTGTTCAACAACCGGATCTACGGATTGACCAAGGGTCAGTACTCCCCCACCTCGGAGCAGGGCAAGCTCACGAAGTCGACGCCCTACGGTTCTCTGGACGTGCCCTTCAACCCGGTGGCGCTGGCACTCGGCGCGGAGGCGTCTTTCGTGGCCCGCGCCGTTGACTCCGACCGGGCGCAGCTGACCGAGGTCATGCATGCCGCAGCCCAGCATCGCGGCGCAGCGCTGATCGAGATCTACCAGAACTGCCCGATCTTCAATGACGAGGCCTTTGATGCGTTGAAGGGACCGGAGTCCGCGAACTCGCTGATTCGGCTCCGGGATGGCGAGCCCGTCGTCTTCGGTACCGAGGAGCAGTTCTGCGTGGTCCGGGAGGCGGACGGACAGCTCACGGTGGCCGAGACCGCGTCAGCTGAGCCGGGGCAGATCGTCATCCATGATGCCGGGCGCCAGGATCCCTCGCAGGCCTTCGCGCTGGCGCAGCTCACTGATCACGGCGTGATGCACCGGGCTCCGGTCGGCATCTTCCGCCAGGTGGAGCGGCCAGCTTACGACGACTTGCTGCGCGAGCAGGTGGCCGAGGCTCGGGCGGAGAACCCCCACGAGGCGCTGCAAGATGCGATGGCTGGGAAGACTTTCTGGGAGATCGGCTGA
- a CDS encoding exodeoxyribonuclease III, translating into MRLISHNVNGIRAALRRGLHDLWEREQADVICLQEVRCQVKDLPDGAFTDHHVAWSVGKLAGRNGVAILTRRAPERIATLDGGAVIIAPGGNPADFEAERVGNRDLAPFAGEGRYVEVDLADAPIRVASLYLPKGAVPKHHARRPEEADTPKYERKMRFMAGLARYLTQARRSAAQAGREYVITGDFNIANTELDLKNWRANQRTDGFLPEEREWFTAQLSPRTLVDVIRSAYPGQDGPYSWWSWRGQAFANDSGWRIDYHLATPKLAKAAVRAESLREADYDSRVSDHCPVAVDYDSARLS; encoded by the coding sequence CTGCGCCTGATCTCCCACAATGTCAACGGCATCCGCGCCGCGCTGCGCCGTGGCCTGCATGATCTCTGGGAGCGAGAACAGGCTGATGTCATCTGCCTGCAGGAGGTGCGCTGCCAGGTCAAGGACCTGCCAGACGGCGCTTTCACGGACCATCACGTCGCCTGGTCCGTCGGCAAGCTGGCGGGCCGCAATGGCGTGGCGATCCTGACCCGCAGGGCCCCGGAGCGGATCGCCACCCTCGACGGCGGAGCGGTCATCATCGCGCCCGGCGGGAACCCTGCTGACTTCGAGGCGGAACGGGTGGGAAACCGCGACCTGGCACCTTTCGCCGGCGAGGGCCGCTACGTGGAGGTCGACTTGGCCGATGCGCCCATCCGCGTCGCCTCCCTCTACCTTCCGAAGGGCGCCGTACCGAAACACCACGCACGCAGGCCCGAGGAGGCGGACACGCCGAAGTACGAGCGGAAGATGAGGTTCATGGCAGGCCTGGCGCGTTACCTGACCCAGGCTCGCAGGTCGGCGGCACAGGCGGGGCGTGAATACGTGATCACCGGGGATTTCAACATCGCCAACACCGAGCTCGATCTGAAGAACTGGCGCGCCAACCAGCGCACCGACGGCTTCCTTCCCGAGGAACGCGAGTGGTTCACTGCCCAGCTCAGTCCCCGGACGCTGGTGGACGTCATCCGATCCGCGTATCCGGGCCAGGACGGCCCCTACTCGTGGTGGTCATGGCGCGGGCAGGCGTTCGCCAACGATTCCGGATGGCGGATCGACTACCACCTGGCCACGCCGAAACTGGCAAAGGCCGCGGTCCGGGCGGAGTCACTGCGCGAGGCCGACTACGACTCCCGGGTCAGCGACCACTGCCCCGTTGCCGTCGATTACGACTCGGCCAGGCTTTCCTGA
- a CDS encoding 2-oxoacid:acceptor oxidoreductase subunit alpha gives MAETRSLDRVVIRFAGDSGDGMQLTGDRFTAESASLGNDIATLPNYPAEIRAPQGTIPGVSSFQVHFADYDIVTPGDRPDVLVAMNPAALKANLGDLPQGGVIIVDEGDFTKRNLAKVGWASNPLTDGSLDAWKVHSLDLTGMATAAAKPFGLGRKDAGRTKNMFALGLLCWLYSRDTSGTIDFLKTKFASKPEIRDANLAAFKAGHAYGETTEIFEHRYHVASAPMKPGRYRQITGNLATAYGLMAGADRSGLQLFLGSYPITPASDILHELSRRKDVGVATVQAEDEIAGICAALGASYAGALGVTTTSGPGMALKMEAVGLGVMTELPLVVVDVQRAGPSTGLPTKTEQADLFQAVLGRNGESPVAVLAAQSPADCFTTAVEACRIAVKYRTPVIMLTDGYLGNGAEPWRIPDLGDIPPIVPGYATEPNATRSNGDPVFHPYLRDENMARAIAVPGTPGLEHRIGGIEKNSVTGAISYDPDNHDLMVRTRQAKIDGIVRDIPDVEVHDPSGQARLLVLGWGSTYGPITAAARRVRLGGREVATAHLRHLNPMPANLGEVLRSYDKVIVPEMNLGQLAFLLRARYLVDVQSYSRVRGLPISVGELESDLIAELDALEVK, from the coding sequence GTGGCTGAAACACGATCGTTGGACCGGGTGGTGATCCGCTTCGCCGGGGATTCCGGCGATGGAATGCAGTTGACGGGGGATCGTTTCACCGCTGAATCTGCCTCACTCGGAAACGACATCGCCACCCTCCCCAACTACCCCGCGGAGATCCGTGCTCCCCAGGGCACCATCCCAGGAGTCTCGTCCTTCCAGGTGCATTTCGCCGACTACGACATCGTCACCCCCGGCGACCGGCCCGACGTGCTCGTCGCCATGAACCCCGCCGCCCTGAAGGCCAACCTCGGCGACCTGCCCCAAGGAGGCGTGATCATCGTCGACGAGGGCGACTTCACGAAGCGGAACCTGGCGAAGGTGGGCTGGGCCTCCAATCCGCTGACAGACGGCTCCCTGGACGCCTGGAAGGTCCACTCCCTGGACTTGACGGGGATGGCAACAGCCGCCGCGAAGCCCTTCGGGCTGGGCCGCAAGGACGCTGGCCGGACGAAGAACATGTTCGCCCTGGGCCTGCTGTGCTGGCTGTACTCGCGCGACACCTCCGGCACCATCGACTTCCTGAAGACCAAGTTCGCCTCGAAACCGGAGATCCGCGACGCGAACCTGGCCGCCTTCAAGGCCGGGCATGCCTACGGCGAGACCACCGAGATCTTCGAGCACCGGTACCACGTGGCGTCGGCCCCCATGAAGCCAGGCCGCTACCGCCAGATCACCGGCAACCTCGCCACCGCCTACGGACTGATGGCCGGCGCCGACCGCTCCGGGCTACAGCTGTTCCTGGGCTCCTACCCGATCACCCCCGCCTCCGACATCCTCCACGAGCTGAGCCGCCGCAAGGACGTCGGTGTGGCCACGGTGCAGGCTGAGGACGAGATCGCGGGCATCTGCGCCGCACTGGGCGCGTCCTATGCGGGGGCGCTCGGGGTCACCACCACCTCAGGGCCGGGTATGGCGCTGAAGATGGAGGCTGTCGGCCTGGGGGTGATGACGGAGCTGCCGCTGGTGGTCGTGGATGTGCAGCGCGCCGGCCCGTCGACGGGGCTGCCGACGAAGACCGAGCAGGCTGACCTGTTCCAGGCGGTGCTGGGTCGCAACGGCGAGTCGCCGGTGGCTGTGCTGGCCGCCCAGTCCCCCGCTGACTGCTTCACCACCGCTGTCGAGGCCTGCCGCATCGCGGTGAAATACCGCACCCCGGTGATCATGCTCACCGACGGCTATCTCGGGAACGGAGCCGAGCCTTGGCGTATCCCGGACCTCGGCGACATCCCGCCCATCGTGCCCGGCTACGCCACCGAGCCGAACGCGACCAGATCGAACGGGGATCCCGTCTTCCACCCCTATCTGCGCGACGAGAACATGGCTCGCGCCATCGCGGTCCCCGGCACACCGGGCCTGGAGCATCGCATCGGCGGCATCGAGAAGAACTCCGTGACGGGGGCCATCTCCTACGATCCGGACAACCACGACCTGATGGTCCGGACCCGGCAGGCGAAGATCGACGGCATCGTCCGTGACATCCCCGACGTCGAGGTCCATGACCCGTCCGGGCAGGCCAGGCTCCTGGTGCTCGGCTGGGGTTCGACCTACGGTCCGATAACGGCCGCCGCCCGCCGCGTTAGGCTGGGAGGCAGGGAGGTCGCGACGGCGCATCTGCGGCACCTCAACCCCATGCCCGCGAATCTGGGTGAGGTGTTGAGGAGCTATGACAAGGTGATCGTGCCCGAGATGAACCTCGGTCAGCTGGCTTTCCTGCTGCGTGCCCGCTATCTGGTGGATGTCCAGAGCTACTCCCGGGTGCGTGGCCTACCCATCTCGGTGGGTGAGCTTGAGAGCGACCTGATAGCCGAACTCGACGCGCTGGAGGTGAAGTGA
- the mptB gene encoding polyprenol phosphomannose-dependent alpha 1,6 mannosyltransferase MptB: MKDVLAEAVKALRDAFDARAVRFGFLGSVLLVLGSLTPAYLPQVSPLTRAMASLGLAGVEWRWIGTIFTMVGLALLLEFWLRVRPARRESRGQPQLRHWAVLAIVAAPMLAAPPIFSHDAYSYAAHGWLLHNDLNPYLVGPGILPGQFADQVAWVWRDTPAPYAALALQISHCLIVLVGFDPYWSTVIMRVPALIGVGMIGWCIPRIAGRFGINPAAASWFVLANPILIIDFVGGAHNDALMMGLALLGIWVTARWRTWWWGAVVVGVGASIKQPALFVAVVLPFITHAWTSWRLRPLAIAAGRAIASLAISVAVFVLLSIVTGLGFGWINAVDVPGRVTTPSPFTLIGQGIEYLLNLSGIDQGGDTAVTVTRLLGLLVCLIGIVVLAIRHIGRHPLHFVCWGLLLVAFCFPALHSWYLLWGGVLFPMTRPSNRRLRIAIIITAVLLGYEAMVFAVRNGTWLLALLLLWAIWESVKAHELTQNWEAKAPQESLAES; the protein is encoded by the coding sequence GTGAAAGATGTCCTGGCAGAAGCGGTGAAGGCGCTTCGGGATGCCTTCGATGCCCGCGCGGTCCGGTTCGGTTTCCTGGGATCGGTGCTGCTGGTCCTGGGGTCGCTGACCCCCGCCTACCTGCCCCAGGTCTCGCCGCTGACCCGTGCGATGGCCTCGCTGGGGCTGGCAGGTGTCGAGTGGCGGTGGATCGGCACCATCTTCACGATGGTGGGACTGGCGCTGCTGCTCGAGTTCTGGCTCCGGGTACGCCCAGCGCGGCGGGAGTCCCGGGGGCAGCCGCAGCTGCGCCACTGGGCGGTACTGGCGATCGTCGCCGCGCCCATGCTGGCCGCCCCACCGATCTTCAGCCACGACGCCTATTCCTATGCGGCGCATGGCTGGCTGCTGCACAACGACCTCAATCCCTACCTGGTGGGGCCGGGGATACTGCCGGGGCAGTTCGCCGACCAGGTGGCGTGGGTGTGGCGCGACACCCCCGCGCCCTACGCGGCCCTGGCGCTCCAGATAAGCCACTGCCTGATCGTCCTCGTGGGCTTCGACCCCTATTGGTCGACGGTGATCATGAGGGTCCCGGCGCTGATCGGGGTGGGGATGATCGGCTGGTGCATCCCACGCATCGCGGGAAGGTTCGGCATCAACCCGGCTGCCGCCAGCTGGTTCGTCCTGGCCAATCCCATCCTCATCATCGACTTCGTCGGAGGCGCCCACAACGACGCCCTCATGATGGGCCTGGCCCTGCTGGGAATCTGGGTCACGGCCAGGTGGCGCACCTGGTGGTGGGGAGCGGTCGTGGTCGGGGTCGGCGCGTCCATCAAGCAGCCGGCGCTCTTCGTAGCGGTCGTCCTGCCGTTCATCACCCACGCGTGGACGTCCTGGCGGCTCCGCCCCCTGGCGATCGCCGCCGGCCGTGCCATCGCGTCGCTGGCCATCTCCGTGGCCGTGTTCGTCCTGTTGAGCATCGTCACGGGGCTTGGATTCGGCTGGATCAATGCCGTCGACGTCCCTGGCAGGGTGACCACGCCGTCACCGTTCACCCTGATCGGGCAGGGCATCGAGTATCTCCTGAACCTTTCCGGCATCGACCAGGGAGGCGATACGGCCGTAACGGTAACGCGTCTCCTGGGCCTGCTGGTCTGCCTGATCGGCATCGTGGTGCTGGCGATCAGGCACATCGGGAGACACCCCCTTCATTTCGTCTGCTGGGGGCTCCTGCTGGTCGCCTTCTGCTTCCCGGCCCTCCACTCCTGGTACCTGCTGTGGGGCGGGGTGCTGTTCCCCATGACCCGGCCCAGCAACCGCCGGCTGAGGATCGCGATCATCATCACCGCGGTGCTGCTCGGTTACGAGGCCATGGTCTTCGCCGTCCGGAACGGCACCTGGCTGCTCGCGCTGCTGCTGCTCTGGGCCATCTGGGAGTCGGTCAAGGCCCATGAGCTCACCCAGAACTGGGAGGCCAAGGCCCCTCAGGAAAGCCTGGCCGAGTCGTAA
- a CDS encoding DUF808 domain-containing protein, with the protein MAGGLAALLDDVAMIAKLTSVTSTKAMAVVIDDAAVTPRYVTGLSPARELPIIWRIAKGSLRNKAIILVVALALSQFIPWVLTPVLMIGGLYLCFEGAEKIWEAVSGHHEQEPAAARGDEDILVRGAVTTDFILSAEIMVISLNSLAGEGFWYRAISLALVGVLITALVYGVVALIVKMDDVGLKLKEGSGAGQVLGGALVTAMPKLLSALSVVGIAAMLWVGGHILLDGAATLGWGMPLAVVHALAHAVASVPVAGQVLEWLVETACSAAVAVVVGGLIVAVLHLIPRRPAASAAE; encoded by the coding sequence ATGGCCGGAGGCTTGGCTGCACTGCTGGATGACGTGGCCATGATCGCGAAACTGACCAGCGTCACCAGCACCAAGGCGATGGCGGTCGTCATCGACGACGCCGCGGTGACGCCCCGGTACGTCACAGGACTGAGCCCCGCCCGGGAGCTGCCGATCATCTGGCGGATCGCGAAGGGATCGCTGCGAAACAAGGCCATCATCCTGGTGGTGGCGCTCGCGCTCAGCCAGTTCATACCCTGGGTGCTCACCCCGGTCCTGATGATCGGCGGCCTCTACCTGTGCTTCGAGGGTGCTGAGAAGATCTGGGAGGCCGTTTCAGGGCATCACGAACAGGAGCCCGCGGCGGCCCGCGGCGACGAGGACATCCTCGTGCGTGGCGCCGTCACCACCGACTTCATCCTGTCCGCGGAGATCATGGTGATCTCGCTGAACTCCCTGGCCGGGGAGGGATTCTGGTACCGCGCGATCTCCCTGGCCCTGGTCGGGGTCCTGATCACGGCGCTGGTCTACGGGGTGGTGGCGCTGATCGTGAAGATGGACGACGTCGGCCTGAAACTGAAGGAGGGGAGCGGAGCCGGGCAGGTCCTTGGCGGCGCGCTGGTGACAGCCATGCCGAAACTGCTGTCGGCGCTCTCAGTGGTGGGGATTGCCGCCATGCTATGGGTCGGCGGTCATATCCTGCTGGACGGGGCCGCCACCCTTGGCTGGGGCATGCCCCTCGCCGTGGTCCACGCGCTGGCGCACGCAGTAGCCTCGGTTCCAGTGGCCGGCCAGGTGCTGGAATGGCTGGTCGAGACCGCCTGCTCAGCAGCGGTGGCGGTCGTGGTCGGGGGCCTGATCGTCGCGGTGCTGCACCTGATCCCGAGACGGCCTGCGGCATCCGCCGCCGAGTAG
- a CDS encoding DUF5979 domain-containing protein: MRRQLNATRRQRFSALFLAVLVILGGALQSAGTAHADEINPIVQGSVKLTDKTSASGPTYVWNDVQISGEWRIPDQSGKEGDTFRIGLPAAFKGVNGSFELQGSGQDPLSYGTCVVSASEVVCTLNANVVGKNNVGGTFFVNTQVASTYTGNNVTLTINGNASIVVGLPNGQTDIGYSPQIPRDIAKIGYFSGDPYDTLVWKIRIPGQELSGNTLTIDDPFTVPGSSLTVKPGTLDFYRIPNNNPLCWNEPDRAECQTMLYSNDGGSYPDVTAQIEDSSRIHLVYNKTSAFSADDLYILEFRLAVGEQILVGAKYPNNVTINGNSYEGVAVRDASGGGTGSGDTVGHLNLRKSIENNAGNAVSQEATFPVAYSYQLGGQAKTGTLEVKADGSLASLYNIPNGTVVTLTEQVPAVTGVDFGDPTFSGTGVTDGVPDANSAQVTVEGTKTLDITLTNRVNPKLGAVQVTPGVCAPGASEPSEPTVVAGPTDGISYSQPKIVKNGDQVTVTVVATPETGKEIDDQNVPAGWAPNGDGTFTYTTTITQPSCTQVVAPAVPDVTPGVCPVDSTTPAQPVVTGVTDTDEIDYSEPTFVTNGSQVTVTVTATPKAGHRFDTANLPSGWTVVDGVVTYSTTITQPQCAVPVVPTIDAGTCPADSSTPTAPTAMIAAVDGLEFTGPEIKVADGKVTVTATATAKTGYQIGGPLPEGWTRVDESHATFSAVRDQPACKTPAPSPEPTATITPTPASNVSPTPAPSVTVTPAASPVPVRPSLPRTGS, translated from the coding sequence GTGAGACGACAACTGAATGCGACGAGGAGGCAGCGGTTCAGCGCGCTGTTCCTCGCCGTCCTGGTCATCCTGGGCGGAGCGCTGCAAAGCGCTGGAACAGCCCACGCTGATGAGATCAACCCGATTGTCCAGGGAAGCGTGAAGCTGACGGACAAGACATCCGCGTCCGGTCCCACCTATGTCTGGAATGATGTCCAGATCAGCGGTGAGTGGAGGATCCCGGACCAGAGCGGCAAGGAGGGCGACACCTTCCGGATCGGCCTGCCGGCCGCTTTCAAAGGGGTCAATGGCAGCTTTGAGCTTCAGGGCTCCGGCCAGGACCCCTTGAGCTACGGTACCTGTGTGGTCTCGGCGTCAGAGGTCGTCTGCACTCTCAACGCCAATGTCGTCGGCAAGAACAACGTTGGCGGCACCTTCTTCGTGAACACCCAGGTGGCCTCCACCTACACCGGAAACAACGTCACGCTGACCATCAATGGAAACGCCTCCATCGTGGTCGGCCTGCCGAATGGCCAGACCGATATCGGATACTCTCCGCAGATACCGCGGGACATCGCGAAGATCGGGTATTTCAGCGGTGACCCCTACGACACCCTGGTGTGGAAGATCCGTATTCCTGGTCAGGAGCTGAGTGGGAACACCTTGACAATCGATGATCCTTTCACGGTTCCCGGATCCAGCCTGACCGTCAAACCCGGAACTCTCGACTTCTACCGGATTCCCAACAACAATCCGCTCTGCTGGAACGAGCCCGACCGCGCTGAATGCCAGACCATGCTCTACAGCAACGATGGTGGCAGCTATCCAGACGTCACCGCTCAGATCGAGGATTCCAGCAGGATCCATCTTGTCTACAACAAGACATCGGCTTTTTCGGCGGATGATCTTTACATCCTGGAGTTCCGGCTTGCGGTCGGCGAACAGATCCTCGTGGGTGCCAAGTACCCGAACAACGTGACCATCAACGGCAATTCCTATGAGGGCGTGGCCGTCCGTGATGCCTCCGGCGGTGGCACTGGCTCCGGGGACACCGTCGGGCACCTGAACCTGCGCAAGAGCATCGAGAACAACGCCGGCAATGCCGTTTCGCAGGAGGCCACATTCCCGGTTGCCTACAGCTATCAGCTCGGCGGGCAGGCCAAGACCGGAACCCTTGAGGTGAAGGCCGACGGCTCTCTGGCGTCTCTGTACAACATCCCGAATGGCACCGTGGTCACCCTGACTGAGCAGGTGCCGGCCGTCACGGGGGTGGACTTCGGTGATCCCACATTCTCCGGGACCGGAGTCACTGATGGCGTGCCGGACGCCAACAGCGCCCAGGTCACGGTGGAGGGCACCAAGACCCTCGACATCACGCTGACCAACAGGGTCAATCCGAAACTTGGCGCCGTCCAGGTGACCCCCGGCGTCTGCGCCCCGGGCGCTAGTGAACCATCAGAGCCGACGGTTGTGGCCGGGCCGACCGATGGCATCTCCTACTCCCAGCCGAAAATCGTCAAGAATGGGGACCAGGTGACTGTGACCGTGGTCGCCACCCCCGAGACCGGCAAGGAGATCGATGACCAGAATGTGCCAGCCGGGTGGGCCCCGAATGGCGACGGCACCTTCACCTACACGACCACCATCACCCAGCCGTCCTGCACCCAGGTCGTGGCGCCGGCGGTTCCGGATGTGACCCCAGGCGTCTGCCCGGTGGACTCCACCACCCCGGCGCAGCCAGTGGTCACTGGCGTCACGGACACCGATGAGATCGACTACAGCGAGCCCACGTTCGTGACGAATGGCAGCCAGGTAACCGTCACGGTGACCGCGACCCCCAAGGCCGGGCACCGGTTTGACACCGCGAACCTGCCTTCCGGCTGGACGGTCGTCGACGGGGTCGTGACCTACTCCACAACCATCACGCAGCCCCAGTGCGCCGTCCCGGTGGTTCCCACCATCGACGCCGGCACCTGTCCCGCTGACTCTTCGACCCCGACCGCGCCCACCGCGATGATCGCCGCGGTGGATGGGCTTGAGTTCACCGGCCCGGAGATCAAGGTCGCAGACGGCAAGGTGACCGTGACCGCCACGGCCACTGCCAAGACCGGCTATCAGATCGGTGGGCCGTTGCCTGAGGGGTGGACCCGGGTGGACGAGAGCCACGCCACCTTCTCGGCTGTCCGGGACCAGCCGGCGTGCAAGACTCCGGCGCCCTCGCCTGAGCCAACAGCCACCATCACGCCGACGCCGGCTTCCAACGTCTCCCCGACGCCGGCTCCCAGCGTCACCGTGACGCCGGCGGCCAGCCCGGTGCCGGTCAGGCCGAGTCTGCCCAGGACCGGCTCCTGA
- a CDS encoding DUF4132 domain-containing protein has translation MQWIPTGTGHELAISDGKIVARSDGGKKLFRVPAAAKKTPVWEDLDASLSFLHAHDAEVGAEIERWLLRSLPVPRAMLTQVWADEAWRSWLTDLVVAAEHGEIAGFLRAANSDGLGIVDLDGESVSISAEQVLIPHPALLTDLDELRAFAVELGIRQRFDQLFREVHRLPSALDPETKEIASYARGEFDQLRFAESRAISTGAKVSGGYAICLCFEDGRPVTARYWIGEGTPDSATVTGNLHWLRNDEIVPVATVGPLAYSEGVRMAAHIYAGRKVTTDKE, from the coding sequence ATGCAGTGGATCCCGACCGGCACCGGACACGAGCTGGCAATCAGCGACGGCAAGATCGTCGCGCGCAGCGACGGTGGCAAGAAGCTGTTCAGAGTCCCCGCTGCGGCGAAGAAAACCCCTGTGTGGGAGGATCTGGACGCCAGTTTATCCTTCCTCCACGCACACGATGCCGAGGTGGGCGCTGAGATTGAGCGCTGGCTGCTACGTTCCCTGCCGGTGCCCCGGGCGATGCTGACACAGGTGTGGGCCGATGAGGCCTGGCGTTCCTGGCTGACCGACCTGGTGGTAGCGGCTGAGCACGGCGAGATCGCAGGTTTCCTGCGCGCGGCTAATTCCGACGGCCTGGGCATCGTCGACCTGGACGGTGAATCCGTGTCCATCTCCGCTGAGCAGGTGCTAATACCCCACCCGGCTCTGCTGACTGATCTCGATGAGCTGCGCGCATTCGCCGTCGAGTTGGGTATCAGACAACGTTTCGACCAGCTGTTCCGTGAGGTGCATCGTCTGCCTAGCGCCCTGGATCCCGAGACGAAGGAGATCGCTAGCTACGCAAGGGGCGAGTTCGATCAGCTACGGTTCGCCGAGAGCCGGGCGATTTCCACAGGCGCAAAGGTATCGGGGGGTTACGCCATCTGCCTGTGCTTCGAGGACGGCAGACCAGTCACGGCCCGGTACTGGATCGGCGAGGGCACCCCCGATTCCGCGACGGTCACGGGCAACCTGCACTGGCTACGCAACGATGAGATCGTGCCGGTGGCAACGGTGGGTCCGTTGGCGTATTCGGAGGGGGTTCGTATGGCGGCACACATCTATGCGGGCCGCAAGGTGACCACCGACAAGGAGTAG